A window of the Haloarcula litorea genome harbors these coding sequences:
- a CDS encoding IS6 family transposase, whose amino-acid sequence MQLANLLKEELEIENQDAWENERTPTPVRCFAVRLHSMGLSLREVEAVLGWLGVDRCHQAIWNWKETLAETQSDPPRISPTFVAVDETQIEIDGEKHWLFAAIDTNSKLLLDVDVYSRRGTDPAAAFLHRLTEKHDVDETVFLVDAGGYLTALSRHDLSGWLDYHDRNYIEKWFQTLAMRLTRFHSYWRGSQASATRWLRRFRHYYNRHRPNQALDGRTPAEEVQN is encoded by the coding sequence ATGCAACTCGCAAACCTCCTCAAAGAGGAGTTAGAGATAGAGAATCAAGACGCTTGGGAGAACGAGCGCACGCCGACACCCGTGCGCTGTTTCGCGGTTCGACTTCACTCAATGGGGTTGTCGTTGCGTGAAGTCGAGGCTGTTTTGGGCTGGCTGGGTGTCGATCGCTGCCATCAAGCGATTTGGAATTGGAAGGAGACGCTGGCCGAGACACAGAGCGACCCGCCAAGGATTTCGCCGACGTTTGTCGCGGTCGACGAAACACAGATTGAGATCGATGGCGAGAAACACTGGCTGTTCGCTGCGATCGACACCAACTCAAAACTGCTCCTGGACGTCGATGTCTACAGCCGCCGCGGCACCGATCCTGCGGCGGCGTTCCTCCACCGCCTCACCGAGAAACACGATGTCGACGAGACGGTGTTTCTGGTTGATGCTGGCGGCTACCTGACTGCCCTCTCTCGTCACGATTTGAGCGGGTGGCTCGACTACCACGACCGAAACTACATCGAGAAATGGTTTCAGACCCTCGCAATGCGGCTCACCCGCTTCCATTCGTACTGGCGGGGCAGTCAGGCCAGCGCGACACGCTGGCTCAGACGCTTCAGACACTACTACAACCGACATCGGCCGAATCAAGCGTTAGATGGACGCACTCCTGCTGAGGAGGTCCAGAACTAG
- a CDS encoding Hvo_1808 family surface protein, whose product MRRELLLASLVVLAGCAVPSFGGSDHPAEPMGEDAIGWENGYWYDDPVNVTTEDGLNESEREAVSARTMARVEHIRDREFTETVPVEVISRAEYRNRSRGSNGSGGPPQDPWNDQVWEALLLIGEDAGSSEAISSTLSTSVQGYYSPSRDEIVVVSPTETPLVDRATLAHELVHALQDQQFGLNGSAETQDRQLARDGLIEGEANYVQALYERRCGDQWRCVDRPDRSGGGGGTVQYPGLFTVLLQPYATGPAFVDHLYESGGWSAVDAAHEQFPDSSEQVIHPDRYPDDDPVNVTVPDRSNGEWERFDHDPVADTVGEASIFATMYHNDRTDASRYSYRSEPSVGWAGDSVVPYRNGSGGYGYVWVSEWDSGTDAREFASAYRAALVEEHGASRRAGNVYVVPASSSFEDAFRITRSGTRVRIVNAPTVDQLDGVHAPPG is encoded by the coding sequence ATGCGTAGGGAACTACTGTTGGCGTCGCTGGTCGTCCTCGCCGGCTGTGCCGTGCCCTCCTTCGGCGGGAGCGACCACCCGGCGGAGCCGATGGGCGAGGACGCCATCGGCTGGGAGAACGGCTACTGGTACGACGACCCGGTGAACGTCACCACCGAGGACGGCCTGAACGAGAGCGAGCGGGAGGCGGTCAGTGCCCGGACGATGGCCCGCGTCGAGCACATCCGCGACCGGGAGTTCACGGAGACGGTCCCGGTCGAGGTCATCTCGCGGGCGGAGTACCGAAACCGCTCGCGGGGGAGCAACGGGAGCGGCGGCCCGCCACAGGACCCCTGGAACGACCAGGTGTGGGAGGCGCTGTTGCTCATCGGCGAGGACGCCGGCAGCAGCGAGGCCATCTCCAGCACGCTCTCGACGAGCGTCCAGGGTTACTACTCGCCGAGCCGGGACGAGATCGTCGTCGTCAGCCCGACGGAGACGCCGCTGGTCGACCGGGCGACGCTGGCCCACGAGCTGGTCCACGCGCTCCAGGACCAGCAGTTCGGGCTCAACGGCTCCGCCGAGACGCAGGACCGACAGCTCGCCCGCGACGGGCTGATCGAGGGCGAGGCCAACTACGTCCAGGCGCTGTACGAGCGGCGGTGTGGCGACCAGTGGCGCTGCGTCGACCGGCCCGACCGGAGCGGCGGCGGTGGCGGCACCGTCCAGTATCCGGGCCTGTTCACCGTCCTGCTCCAGCCCTACGCGACCGGGCCGGCGTTCGTCGACCACCTGTACGAGAGCGGTGGCTGGTCGGCCGTCGACGCCGCCCACGAGCAGTTCCCCGACAGCAGCGAGCAGGTCATCCACCCCGATCGCTACCCGGACGACGACCCGGTGAACGTCACCGTCCCCGACCGCTCGAACGGCGAGTGGGAGCGGTTCGACCACGACCCGGTGGCCGACACCGTCGGCGAGGCCTCGATCTTCGCGACGATGTACCACAACGACCGGACGGACGCCTCGCGGTACTCCTACCGGAGCGAGCCGTCGGTGGGGTGGGCCGGCGACTCCGTCGTCCCCTACCGGAACGGGTCGGGCGGCTACGGCTACGTCTGGGTCAGCGAGTGGGACAGCGGGACGGATGCCCGCGAGTTCGCGAGCGCCTACCGGGCCGCGCTGGTCGAGGAACACGGCGCGAGCCGGCGGGCGGGGAACGTCTACGTGGTTCCCGCGTCCAGTTCCTTCGAGGACGCCTTCCGGATCACCCGCTCCGGGACGCGGGTCCGCATCGTCAACGCGCCTACCGTGGACCAGCTAGACGGCGTCCACGCGCCGCCCGGCTGA
- a CDS encoding Hvo_1808 family surface protein, with protein MRHEWAVAAVAALCLLSGCQTLPAPGPDHDAGATPTVDETVELDVETPATTEATPAGAGDAPPDPATDRLGWEAGYWHNETLSVTTEDGLNESERRAVVSRAMARVEVVRRLEFAERVPVETVSRERFRENRGGTVSAATRRFDDAKFEALFLIGEDRDAVAVQESTLGESVLGYYSPRRDAIVLVTDTETPSVDESTLAHELVHALQDQRFGLRSDARTRDAVQGRNGLVEGDAVATTADYTERCGASWSCLSGGAGASAGGGDRHFGLSFLLYFPYSDGAGLVADLRDRGGWAAVNDAYGEVPDGAREVTNPGDYPEWEPREVELSDRSSDEWERVRPPGRPDYGVVGPSAIAATMAYTIADDYNGSAVVQRRAVFDYAAGGGLAETDPYDYTLPGTAGWDGGRLHVYTNGTATASVWRTGWDSPAAAAAFAAAWGDVLGHWGGRRVGEHTWTLAGDSPYAGAVAVRVEGDTVTVVNAPSQGGLSEIHNA; from the coding sequence ATGCGACACGAGTGGGCCGTCGCGGCGGTCGCCGCGCTGTGTCTCCTGTCGGGCTGTCAGACCCTCCCCGCACCGGGGCCCGACCACGACGCCGGAGCGACGCCGACCGTCGACGAGACGGTCGAACTCGACGTCGAGACGCCGGCCACGACGGAGGCGACGCCGGCGGGGGCCGGGGACGCGCCGCCGGACCCCGCCACGGACCGACTGGGCTGGGAGGCCGGCTACTGGCACAACGAGACGCTGTCGGTGACGACCGAGGACGGCCTGAACGAGAGCGAGCGGCGAGCCGTCGTGAGCCGAGCGATGGCCCGGGTCGAGGTGGTCCGGCGGCTGGAGTTCGCGGAGCGAGTCCCCGTCGAGACGGTCAGTCGGGAACGGTTCCGCGAAAACCGGGGCGGGACGGTGAGCGCGGCGACCAGGCGGTTCGACGACGCGAAGTTCGAGGCGCTGTTCCTGATCGGCGAGGACCGGGACGCCGTCGCGGTCCAGGAGTCGACCCTCGGCGAGAGCGTGCTGGGCTACTACAGCCCCCGGCGGGACGCCATCGTCCTCGTCACCGACACCGAGACCCCGAGCGTCGACGAGTCGACGCTGGCCCACGAGCTGGTCCACGCGCTCCAGGACCAGCGGTTCGGCCTGCGGAGCGACGCCCGGACCCGCGACGCGGTCCAGGGCCGCAACGGCCTCGTCGAGGGCGACGCGGTGGCGACGACGGCCGACTACACCGAGCGCTGTGGCGCGTCGTGGTCGTGTCTCTCGGGCGGGGCCGGCGCGAGCGCGGGCGGCGGCGACCGCCACTTCGGGCTCTCTTTCCTCCTGTACTTCCCGTACAGCGACGGCGCGGGGCTGGTGGCCGACCTCCGCGACCGCGGCGGGTGGGCGGCCGTGAACGACGCCTACGGCGAGGTGCCAGACGGCGCTCGGGAGGTCACGAACCCCGGGGACTACCCCGAGTGGGAGCCACGCGAGGTCGAACTGTCCGACCGGTCCAGCGACGAGTGGGAGCGGGTCCGTCCACCGGGTCGCCCCGACTACGGCGTCGTCGGCCCCTCGGCCATCGCGGCGACGATGGCGTACACGATCGCCGACGACTACAACGGCTCGGCCGTCGTCCAGCGGCGGGCGGTGTTCGACTACGCCGCCGGCGGCGGGCTGGCCGAGACCGACCCCTACGACTACACGCTGCCGGGGACCGCGGGCTGGGACGGCGGCCGGCTCCACGTCTACACGAACGGGACGGCGACGGCCTCCGTCTGGCGGACCGGCTGGGACTCGCCGGCCGCGGCGGCGGCCTTCGCCGCGGCGTGGGGCGACGTGCTGGGTCACTGGGGCGGCCGGCGGGTCGGCGAGCACACCTGGACGCTCGCCGGCGACAGCCCATACGCGGGTGCCGTCGCCGTCCGGGTCGAGGGTGACACCGTAACTGTCGTCAACGCGCCGTCCCAAGGGGGGCTATCGGAGATCCATAATGCGTAG
- a CDS encoding cysteine hydrolase family protein produces the protein MELDPDRTAVVVVDMQNGFCHPEGSLYAPDSEAAIDPVSGLVDRARDAGASVVFTRDIHPPEQFDDAHYYDEFERWGEHVVEGSWEADLVDELTPREEELVVVKHTYDAFHETQLDGWLSAHGIDDLVVCGTLANVCVLHTAASAGLRDYRPVLVEDAVGFIEGDHREYALDHADWLFGEVTERDAIGFA, from the coding sequence ATGGAACTCGACCCCGACCGCACCGCCGTCGTCGTGGTGGACATGCAGAACGGCTTCTGTCACCCCGAGGGGAGCCTCTACGCGCCCGACAGCGAGGCGGCCATCGACCCCGTGAGCGGCCTGGTCGACCGCGCCCGCGACGCCGGCGCGAGCGTCGTCTTCACCCGCGACATCCACCCGCCCGAGCAGTTCGACGACGCCCACTACTACGACGAGTTCGAGCGCTGGGGGGAACACGTCGTCGAGGGCTCCTGGGAGGCCGACCTCGTGGACGAACTGACGCCCCGGGAGGAGGAGCTGGTCGTCGTCAAACACACCTACGACGCCTTCCACGAGACCCAGCTCGACGGCTGGCTCTCGGCCCACGGCATCGACGACCTGGTGGTCTGTGGAACGCTCGCGAACGTCTGCGTACTCCACACCGCCGCCAGCGCCGGCCTGCGGGACTACCGGCCGGTACTGGTCGAGGACGCCGTCGGCTTCATCGAGGGGGACCACAGGGAGTACGCGCTCGACCACGCCGACTGGCTGTTCGGCGAGGTGACCGAGCGCGACGCGATCGGGTTCGCCTGA
- a CDS encoding DUF4385 family protein: protein MSDPVRGELDEVDDGPEYDLDFRAHPERYRHTPDERGAFKIEPYKGELLPHWTVSDPEAAAEGAQTIHDRYREYRADEEFVGMDMARKYLQMGWTRALRYAKYPGGQKYEDGEERAPQRWYDPEKRRISRIYRFHLDRVRADDAYDRAKQRHRERYGQG from the coding sequence ATGAGCGACCCGGTCCGCGGCGAACTCGACGAGGTCGACGACGGCCCCGAGTACGACCTCGACTTCCGCGCCCACCCCGAGCGGTACCGCCACACGCCCGACGAGCGCGGCGCGTTCAAGATCGAGCCCTACAAGGGCGAACTGCTCCCCCACTGGACGGTCTCGGACCCCGAAGCGGCCGCCGAGGGCGCGCAGACCATCCACGACCGCTACCGCGAGTACCGCGCCGACGAGGAGTTCGTCGGGATGGACATGGCCCGGAAGTACCTCCAGATGGGGTGGACGCGGGCGCTGCGGTACGCGAAGTATCCCGGCGGGCAAAAGTACGAGGACGGCGAGGAGCGCGCCCCTCAGCGGTGGTACGACCCGGAGAAGCGCCGTATCTCGCGGATCTACCGGTTCCACCTCGACCGCGTGCGCGCGGACGACGCCTACGACCGCGCGAAGCAGCGCCACCGCGAGCGGTACGGCCAGGGCTAA
- a CDS encoding lipoyl protein ligase domain-containing protein yields the protein MRLLRGRASDHERDYARTRELVDRVAAEGVPALRVWTPHRQVAFGRRDRRADGYDDARAAAAERGYAVLERSVGGRAVAYTGSTVAFALAEPVDDGRDSIDARYDRVAAAVEAALADCGVDAREGEPPESFCPGTHSLRAGGKVAGLAQRVRQDAALTAGIVLVRDHDAVGAVLAPVYDALGVQFDPATVGSVARAGGPDDPEHVVDALERALVGERPVETTETVG from the coding sequence ATGCGACTCCTCCGTGGCCGGGCGAGCGACCACGAGCGCGACTACGCCCGGACCCGCGAACTGGTCGACCGGGTGGCCGCCGAGGGCGTCCCCGCGTTGCGGGTCTGGACGCCCCACCGACAGGTCGCCTTCGGCCGGCGGGACCGGCGGGCCGACGGCTACGACGACGCCCGGGCCGCAGCGGCCGAACGGGGGTACGCCGTCCTCGAGCGCAGCGTCGGCGGCCGCGCCGTCGCCTACACCGGCTCGACGGTCGCGTTCGCCCTCGCCGAACCCGTCGACGACGGCCGCGACTCCATCGACGCCCGCTACGACCGCGTCGCCGCCGCCGTCGAGGCCGCGCTGGCCGACTGCGGCGTCGACGCCCGCGAGGGCGAACCGCCCGAGTCGTTCTGCCCCGGCACGCACTCGCTGCGGGCCGGCGGCAAGGTCGCCGGTCTCGCACAGCGGGTCCGGCAGGACGCCGCGCTCACCGCCGGGATCGTCCTCGTCCGCGACCACGACGCCGTCGGGGCCGTCCTCGCGCCCGTGTACGACGCGCTGGGGGTCCAGTTCGACCCCGCGACGGTCGGGAGCGTCGCGCGGGCCGGCGGCCCGGACGACCCCGAGCACGTCGTCGACGCCCTCGAACGCGCACTCGTGGGCGAGCGGCCGGTCGAGACGACCGAGACCGTCGGGTGA